In Zerene cesonia ecotype Mississippi chromosome 18, Zerene_cesonia_1.1, whole genome shotgun sequence, the following are encoded in one genomic region:
- the LOC119834078 gene encoding toll-like receptor 7 gives MLLLLTFLLVTLDCNAAYASKVDTSNCKSENKTIVCSVRILETNGSSLAATSAEYSRRLFVECNQLLLFESHLVANYFQRFSKLEDLAIHNCKLLRIPGNAFEGLRELKKLSIRSKNYDWSSNKNLDLSLGTFNGLRELQSLDLGENNLKVIPSDVFCPLHNLQKLNLTNNKIKNIDRIGLGNNCGLDILSLDLSYNELKTLNEDSEIAALRRLQELRLQNNNISDISGEIFNGLVSLRILNVSHNNLQFIPEGTFSNTKELREIYLNDNQLFELGRGVFHRLEQLFVLDLSNNQLSSAHIDGGTFVGLIRLIILNLSNNALTRIDNKTFKDLFVLQILDLRNNSIGYIEENTFLPLYNLHTLILAENRLHTIDELLFNGLFVLSKLNLNNNLLVSIDPKAFKNCSDLKELDLSSNQLLEVPKAIWELSLLKTLDLGENLITDIKNGSFKNLDQLTGLRLIENQIGNLTKGMFWDLPSLQVLNLAKNKIQAIERGCFERNKQLEAIRLDRNFIVDINGVFSSVLSLLWLNLSENHLVWFDYAFVPSNLKWLDIHGNYIEHLGNYYKLQGEIKITTLDVSRNRITEISPLVIPNSVEVLFINNNRITNVQVNTFMDKRNLTRVDMYQNYLTHLDLNSLRLFPVSLNKSLPEFYIGGNPIDCDCSMEWLPMINNMTTSRQYPRIMDLENVICKMTHTRSVTHITLSNLKATDFLCPYETHCFTLCHCCDYVACDCQMTCPNNCSCYHDPTWHTNVVDCSAQKAVDLPEKIPMDATEVYLDGNKFKELQNYAFIGRKNMRSLYVNSSEVESIQNRTFAGLSSLVILNLANNKLTHLYGYEFEYLSQLNELYLQNNFLRYISNTTFSTLYSLKILRLDGNKLVDFTIWSLGINRNLNSLAISDNMWSCKCRYLQRFTSYLSDNVVTIKDITKLWCWDVDSPKPQKGGCGAYGGGSFEHRSRLKSKHLGSTARQLDTSHDEDGTRPRCPSQSPQTRRDKMLLLLTFLLVTLDCNAAYASKVDTSNCKSENKTIVCSVRILETNGSSLAATSAEYSRRLFVECNQLLLFESHLVANYFQRFSKLEDLAIHNCKLLRIPGNAFEGLRELKKLSIRSKNYDWSSNKNLDLSLGTFNGLRELQSLDLGENNLKVIPSDVFCPLHNLQKLNLTNNKIKNIDRIGLGNNCGLDILSLDLSYNELKTLNEDSEIAALRRLQELRLQNNNISDISGEIFNGLVSLRILNVSHNNLQFIPEGTFSNTKELREIYLNDNQLFELGRGVFHRLEQLFVLDLSNNQLSSAHIDGGTFVGLIRLIILNLSNNALTRIDNKTFKDLFVLQILDLRNNSIGYIEENTFLPLYNLHTLILAENRLHTIDELLFNGLFVLSKLNLNNNLLVSIDPKAFKNCSDLKELDLSSNQLLEVPKAIWELSLLKTLDLGENLITDIKNGSFKNLDQLTGLRLIENQIGNLTKGMFWDLPSLQVLNLAKNKIQAIERGCFERNKQLEAIRLDRNFIVDINGVFSSVLSLLWLNLSENHLVWFDYAFVPSNLKWLDIHGNYIEHLGNYYKLQGEIKITTLDVSRNRITEISPLVIPNSVEVLFINNNRITNVQVNTFMDKRNLTRVDMYQNYLTHLDLNSLRLFPVSLNKSLPEFYIGGNPIDCDCSMEWLPMINNMTTSRQYPRIMDLENVICKMTHTRSVTHITLSNLKATDFLCPYETHCFTLCHCCDYVACDCQMTCPNNCSCYHDPTWHTNVVDCSAQKAVDIPEKIPMDATEVYLDGNKFKELQNYAFIGRKNMRSLYVNSSEVESIQNRTFAGLSSLVILNLANNKLTHLYGYEFEYLSQLNELYLQNNFLRYISNTTFSTLYSLKILRLDGNKLVDFTIWSLGINRNLNSLAISDNMWSCKCRYLQRFTSYLSDNVVTIKDITKLWCWDVDNPKPQKKDLNLNGTICSDYYAGDTGMDNVLVSNYVPMLVTAFSGFLLIILVTLVIFLFRDTIRIWLYSNCGIRLFPLTGAYDDTDKLYDAYVCYSPKDDDFVIQTLAAELENGSPSYNLCLHYRDIPQHGTYMQCTLPLPEAAEASKRIILVLTRNFIQTEWSRFEFRQALHEILKTRIYTLMIIEESSVITEAECDPDLRPYLKTSSRIKWGQNKFWEKVRYALPDRTYRSKSSSLRRNINSYNMRGGIQNGTMRSFSFDKMRVSADGVNASPEYVESRSHVHTPYGPDGRPPSDHIYSSIDSDYSSLELGGSNVNRRREFRHWPPPPPIIDTQQSGQAYLV, from the exons ATGTTACTGTTGCTGACTTTTTTGTTAGTGACTTTGGATTGTAATGCAGCGTATGCATCGAAAGTTGACACAAGTAACTGTAAGAGTGAGAATAAAACTATAGTATGTAGTGTACGAATTCTTGAAACGAATGGATCTAGCTTAGCAGCTACTTCTGCTGAATATTCAAGGCGATTATTTGTCGAATGTAACCAGCtgcttttgtttgaaagcCATTTAGTagcaaattattttcaaagattTTCGAAGCTCGAAGATTTAGCAATACATAACTGCAAATTACTTAGAATACCAGGCAACGCATTCGAAGGATTACGTGAATTGAAAAAGTTGTCAATTCGATCAAAAAACTATGATTGGAGTTCGAATAAAAACCTAGATCTCTCTCTAGGAACATTCAATGGATTACGTGAATTACAGTCGCTAGATTTgggtgaaaataatttaaaagtgataCCATCTGATGTATTTTGCCCGCTGCACAATTtgcaaaaactaaatttaacaaacaataaaattaaaaacattgatcGTATTGGATTGGGAAATAATTGTGGACTGGATATTTTAAGTTTGGATTTAAGCTACAATGAACTGAAAACTTTGAACGAGGATTCTGAAATAGCAGCACTTCGGAGACTTCAAGAGTTGAggctacaaaataataatataagtgatATTTCCGgtgaaatttttaatggaCTTGTATCGTTGAGAATTCTAAATGTTTCTCACAATAATCTTCAATTTATACCTGAAGGAACATTTTCCAACACGAAGGAATTACgtgaaatatatctaaatgatAATCAATTATTCGAGCTAGGTAGGGGTGTGTTTCATCGGTTAGAACAATTGTTTGTGCtagatttatcaaataatcaaCTTTCCAGTGCACACATCGATGGTGGAACATTTGTAGGACTTataagattaataattttaaatttgtcaaaTAATGCCTTAACGCGTATAGATAATAAGACGTTCAAAGATTTGTTTGTTCTTCAAATATTAGATCTAAGAAATAACTCAATTGGATATATCGaagaaaacacatttttgcccttgtataatttacatacGCTAATCTTAGCCGAGAATCGTTTACATACTATCGATGAATTGTTATTCAATGGTTTATTTGTCTTAAGTaagcttaatttaaataataatttattagttagCATCGATCCcaaagcttttaaaaattgttcgGATTTAAAAGAGTTAGATTTGAGTTCGAATCAATTATTAGAAGTTCCTAAAGCTATTTGGGAATTATCCCTCTTGAAAACTTTAGATCTTggagaaaatttaataacagatataaaaaatgggTCATTCAAAAACTTGGATCAATTAACAGGCTTAAGATTGATTGAGAATCAAATTGGAAATTTAACAAAAGGTATGTTCTGGGACTTGCCAAGTCTTCAAGTGCTAAatttagcaaaaaataaaattcaagctATTGAAAGAGGTTGCTTTGAGCGTAATAAACAGTTAGAAGCTATTAGATTGGACAGAAATTTTATAGTCGACATTAACGGTGTATTTTCATCTGTTCTAAGTTTATTGTGGCTGAATTTGTCAGAGAATCATTTAGTGTGGTTTGATTACGCATTCGTGCCTAGTAATCTTAAATGGCTTGACATTCATGGCAATTATATTGAACATTTAGGTAACTATTACAAACTTCAAGGTGAAATAAAGATAACAACTTTAGACGTGAGTCGTAATCGTATTACGGAAATATCGCCTTTAGTTATTCCGAATAGCGtagaagttttatttataaataacaatcgcATTACAAATGTTCAAGTCAACACTTTTATGGATAAACGTAATTTGACAAGAGTTGATATGTATCAAAATTACTTAACGCATTTAGATCTCAATAGCCTTCGTTTGTTTCCGGTCTCATTGAATAAATCACTTCCAGAATTTTACATAGGGGGAAATCCGATCGATTGCGACTGCTCAATGGAATGGTTGcctatgataaataatatgactACTTCTAGACAGTATCCTAGAATCATGGACTTAGAAAACGTTATATGTAAAATGACGCATACGAGAAGTGTCACGCATATAacattaagtaatttaaaagccACGGACTTTTTGTGTCCTTACGAAACACATTGTTTCACGCTCTGCCATTGCTGCGACTACGTAGCGTGCGACTGTCAAATGACATGCCCCAATAATTGCTCTTGTTACCATGACCCAACATGGCATACCAATGTAGTAGATTGTTCTGCCCAAAAAGCAGTTGATTTACCAGAAAAAATACCTATGGATGCTACGGAGGTTTACTTagatggaaataaatttaaagaattgcAAAATTATGCATTCATAGGTAGAAAAAACATGAGATCTCTTTATGTAAATTCGAGCGAAGTTGAGAGCATACAGAACAGAACATTTGCTGGTTTATCTTCTCTTGTCATATTAAATCTCGCAAATAATAAACTCACTCATTTGTATGGTTACGAGTTCGAATATTTGTCGCAACTGAATGAACTATACttgcaaaataattttctaagatatataagtaatacGACATTCTCtacattatattcattgaaaatcTTAAGATTAGATGGCAATAAATTAGTTGACTTCACGATCTGGAGTCTGGGTATTAATAGAAATCTTAATAGTTTAGCAATAAGCGATAATATGTGGTCTTGCAAATGTAGATATCTGCAAAGGTTTACAAGTTATTTGTCCGATAATGTTGTTACGATAAAAGACATAACTAAGCTATGGTGCTGGGATGTAGATAGTCCAAAACCACAGAAA GGTGGTTGCGGGGCGTACGGCGGGGGCAGCTTTGAGCACCGCTCTCGGCTAAAGTCGAAACACCTCGGCTCGACGGCTCGTCAGTTGGACACAAGTCACGATGAGGACGGCACGCGTCCGCGTTGCCCCTCGCAGTCACCGCAAACACGCCGCGAC AAAATGTTACTGTTGCTGACTTTTTTGTTAGTGACTTTGGATTGTAATGCAGCGTATGCATCGAAAGTTGACACAAGTAACTGTAAGAGTGAGAATAAAACTATAGTATGTAGTGTACGAATTCTTGAAACGAATGGATCTAGCTTAGCAGCTACTTCTGCTGAATATTCAAGGCGATTATTTGTCGAATGTAACCAGCtgcttttgtttgaaagcCATTTAGTagcaaattattttcaaagattTTCGAAGCTCGAAGATTTAGCAATACATAACTGCAAATTACTTAGAATACCAGGCAACGCTTTCGAAGGATTACGTGAATTGAAAAAGTTGTCAATTCGATCAAAAAACTATGATTGGAGTTCGAATAAAAACCTAGATCTCTCTCTAGGAACATTCAATGGATTACGTGAATTACAGTCGCTAGATTTgggtgaaaataatttaaaagtgataCCATCTGATGTATTTTGCCCGCTGCACAATTtgcaaaaactaaatttaacaaacaataaaattaaaaacattgatcGTATTGGATTGGGAAATAATTGTGGACTGGATATTTTAAGTTTGGATTTAAGCTACAATGAACTGAAAACTTTGAACGAGGATTCTGAAATAGCAGCACTTCGGAGACTTCAAGAGTTGAggctacaaaataataatataagtgatATTTCCGgtgaaatttttaatggaCTTGTATCGTTGAGAATTCTAAATGTTTCTCACAATAATCTTCAATTTATACCTGAAGGAACATTTTCCAACACGAAGGAATTACgtgaaatatatctaaatgatAATCAATTATTCGAGCTAGGTAGGGGTGTGTTTCATCGGTTAGAACAATTGTTTGTGCtagatttatcaaataatcaaCTTTCCAGTGCACACATCGATGGTGGAACATTTGTAGGACTTataagattaataattttaaatttgtcaaaTAATGCCTTAACGCGTATAGATAATAAGACGTTCAAAGATTTGTTTGTTCTTCAAATATTAGATCTAAGAAATAACTCAATTGGATATATCGaagaaaacacatttttgcccttgtataatttacatacGCTAATCTTAGCCGAGAATCGTTTACATACTATCGATGAATTGTTATTCAATGGTTTATTTGTCTTAAGTaagcttaatttaaataataatttattagttagCATCGATCCcaaagcttttaaaaattgttcgGATTTAAAAGAGTTAGATTTGAGTTCGAATCAATTATTAGAAGTTCCTAAAGCTATTTGGGAATTATCCCTCTTGAAAACTTTAGATCTTggagaaaatttaataacagatataaaaaatgggTCATTCAAAAACTTGGATCAATTAACAGGCTTAAGATTGATTGAGAATCAAATTGGAAATTTAACAAAAGGTATGTTCTGGGACTTGCCAAGTCTTCAAGTGCTAAatttagcaaaaaataaaattcaagctATTGAAAGAGGTTGCTTTGAGCGTAATAAACAGTTAGAAGCTATTAGATTGGACAGAAATTTTATAGTCGACATTAACGGTGTATTTTCATCTGTTCTAAGTTTATTGTGGCTGAATTTGTCAGAGAATCATTTAGTGTGGTTTGATTACGCATTCGTGCCTAGTAATCTTAAATGGCTCGACATTCATGGCAATTATATTGAACATTTAGGTAACTATTACAAACTTCAAGGTGAAATAAAGATAACAACTTTAGACGTGAGTCGTAATCGTATTACGGAAATATCGCCTTTAGTTATTCCGAATAGCGtagaagttttatttataaataacaatcgcATTACAAATGTTCAAGTCAACACTTTTATGGATAAACGTAATTTGACAAGAGTTGATATGTATCAAAATTACTTAACGCATTTAGATCTCAATAGCCTTCGCTTGTTTCCGGTCTCATTGAATAAATCACTTCCAGAATTTTACATAGGGGGAAATCCGATCGATTGCGACTGCTCAATGGAATGGTTGcctatgataaataatatgactACTTCTAGACAGTATCCTAGAATCATGGACTTAGAAAACGTTATATGTAAAATGACGCATACGAGAAGTGTCACGCATATAacattaagtaatttaaaagccACGGACTTTTTGTGTCCTTACGAAACACATTGTTTCACGCTCTGCCATTGCTGCGACTACGTAGCGTGCGACTGTCAAATGACATGCCCCAATAATTGCTCTTGTTACCATGACCCAACATGGCATACCAATGTAGTAGATTGTTCTGCCCAAAAAGCAGTTGATATACCAGAAAAAATACCTATGGATGCTACGGAGGTTTACTTagatggaaataaatttaaagaattgcAAAATTATGCATTCATAGGTAGAAAAAACATGAGATCTCTTTATGTAAATTCGAGCGAAGTTGAGAGCATACAGAACAGAACATTTGCTGGTTTATCTTCTCTTGTCATATTAAATCTCGCAAATAATAAACTCACTCATCTGTATGGTTACGAGTTCGAATATTTGTCGCAACTGAATGAACTATACttgcaaaataattttctaagatatataagtaatacGACATTCTCtacattatattcattgaaaatcTTAAGATTAGATGGCAATAAATTAGTTGACTTCACGATCTGGAGTCTGGGTATTAATAGAAATCTTAATAGTTTAGCAATAAGCGATAATATGTGGTCTTGCAAATGTAGATATCTGCAAAGGTTTACAAGTTATTTGTCCGATAATGTTGTTACGATAAAAGATATAACTAAGCTATGGTGCTGGGATGTAGATAATCCAAAACCACAGAAAAAAGATCTTAATCTCAATGGAACCATATGCAGTGATTATTATGCTGGTGACACGGGTATGGATAATGTTTTAGTTTCAAATTACGTTCCCATGCTTGTAACTGCATTTTCTGGATTTTTGCTAATAATACTCGTTACCCTTGTGATTTTCTTATTTAGAGACACAATACGTATATGGCTCTATTCAAATTGTGGAATAAGATTGTTTCCACTCACTGGAGCGTACGATGACACTGACAAATTATACGATGCTTACGTATGTTATAGCCCGAAGGATGACGATTTTGTTATTCAAACTTTAGCGGCTGAATTAGAAAATGGGAGTCCATCATACAATTTGTGCTTGCATTATAGAGATATACCTCAACATGGTACTTATATGCAATGTACTTTACCGCTCCCCGAGGCTGCAGAAGCCTCTAAGCGCATTATTCTCGTCCTAACTAGGAACTTTATTCAAACTGAATGGTCTCGATTTGAGTTTAGGCAAGCGTTACATGAAATACTTAAAACTAGAATTTATACGTTGATGATAATAGAAGAAAGTTCAGTTATAACGGAGGCGGAATGTGATCCGGATTTAAGACCGTATTTAAAAACTAGTTCGAGAATTAAATGGGGACAGAACAAATTTTGGGAAAAAGTGAGATATGCGTTACCCGATAGAACGTATCGATCTAAATCATCTAGTTTAAGGCGtaatattaattcttataatatgCGTGGTGGCATTCAGAACGGTACAATGAGATCTTTTTCGTTTGATAAGATGCGAGTTTCCGCTGACGGTGTGAATGCATCTCCTGAGTACGTAGAAAGCCGATCACATGTACATACTCCATATGGCCCCGATGGAAGGCCTCCTTCAGACCATATATATTCATCAATCGATTCAGATTATTCTTCACTAGAATTAGGGGGCAGTAATGTAAATCGAAGGAGGGAATTCAGACATTGGCCGCCGCCTCCTCCTATAATAGACACGCAACAATCCGGTCAAGCTTACCTTGTCTAG